Proteins from a genomic interval of Rubinisphaera italica:
- a CDS encoding FliM/FliN family flagellar motor switch protein translates to MNLCIPFNTIEPLVGKLSSDTWSAYSKHELTSEEKAQLEVGIGSAEVETVAVLAETTMSTSDLLHLNVGDVILTERDVSEGITLHIEGYPTFTADIGQLKGHKALQIREPLLQVRDIIKNHMDAKLGTENPKPKVATKP, encoded by the coding sequence ATGAACCTGTGCATTCCCTTCAACACGATTGAACCACTCGTTGGCAAACTCTCTTCAGATACCTGGTCGGCATACTCGAAGCACGAGCTGACCTCGGAAGAAAAAGCTCAACTCGAAGTCGGCATTGGCTCCGCCGAGGTGGAAACGGTGGCGGTATTAGCTGAGACGACCATGAGCACTTCCGATTTACTGCACCTGAATGTTGGAGATGTGATTCTGACCGAACGGGACGTCAGCGAAGGCATTACGCTGCACATCGAAGGTTACCCCACATTCACAGCCGACATCGGACAACTCAAAGGCCACAAAGCCCTGCAAATCCGCGAGCCATTGCTGCAGGTTCGTGATATCATCAAAAATCACATGGATGCGAAATTGGGAACGGAAAATCCAAAACCGAAAGTCGCTACGAAACCGTAG
- a CDS encoding flagellar motor switch protein FliM, which translates to MADVLSQGEVESLLAALDAAPAETSGYAPPSTHNSNESIGQISVYDFKRPERVSKEQMRAFQALHEGFSREFGAAVSGMLRSIIEVKLISVDQLTYGEFVFSLENPTCFNLLYSDKLNGHIILDLNPSIIYPIVDRLLGGGKSATQSFPTRPLTEIELKLVSRITKSAISALENSWKNISELNLRVSQIESNPQLVQIVPPNEVIVLISFEITMGDLRGDYEPVHSLQHD; encoded by the coding sequence ATGGCCGATGTTCTCAGTCAGGGAGAAGTCGAATCGCTGTTGGCGGCATTGGATGCCGCACCGGCTGAAACGAGTGGCTATGCCCCTCCGTCGACTCATAATTCTAACGAATCCATCGGCCAGATCAGCGTCTACGATTTCAAACGTCCTGAACGAGTCAGTAAAGAACAGATGCGGGCTTTTCAGGCCCTCCATGAAGGTTTCAGTCGCGAATTCGGGGCAGCGGTCAGTGGGATGCTGCGCTCGATTATCGAAGTGAAATTGATCAGTGTCGACCAGCTGACTTATGGCGAATTCGTATTCAGTCTCGAAAACCCAACCTGCTTCAATCTGCTCTATTCCGACAAACTCAACGGTCACATCATTCTCGATTTGAATCCCTCAATTATCTATCCGATTGTCGACCGTCTGCTCGGCGGAGGGAAATCGGCGACCCAATCGTTTCCTACACGTCCATTGACGGAAATCGAACTGAAACTCGTCTCCCGCATCACAAAGTCAGCTATTTCTGCTTTGGAGAATTCGTGGAAGAATATCAGTGAATTGAATTTGCGGGTCAGCCAGATTGAGAGTAATCCTCAACTGGTACAAATCGTGCCGCCGAACGAAGTGATTGTGCTCATCAGTTTTGAAATCACGATGGGCGATTTGCGGGGGGATTATGAACCTGTGCATTCCCTTCAACACGATTGA